One region of Armatimonadota bacterium genomic DNA includes:
- a CDS encoding trypsin-like serine protease: MRWRAVFVAAALFIVGLLLVLPLPELRAQYEEIVTRARPAVVFIMVETDRGRFSGSGFFVDPTGYIITNRHVIEDAGRIAVQIADGRALSAIIVRYSALFDVAVLKVDGSGFPVLPLGDSDSVQQGQEVIVIGYPRASALGSETATVTRGIVSALRPAQGYIQLDAALNPGNSGGPVLNRRGEVVGVAVSSLREATLVNFAVASNLARTLLTQLTAVAIPAPRSSPGAQPPGPQQTPPPAPQPVPPSARPVGPMSPTLIRPGASIGMIALDMTIEQAVLSAGRWTRSGAATPSGVFWSWDVPGPTSRLSPRVSAFARDERSPINEIQTTSPYFATPGGVRVGDLLDKLKEEFGRNYRVSMTPLYDFPNLSWTGIYAGYDPVVNMPDRRVVYFGVR, from the coding sequence ATGAGATGGCGCGCCGTATTCGTGGCTGCCGCACTGTTCATCGTCGGGTTGCTTCTCGTTCTGCCCCTGCCCGAACTCCGAGCACAGTATGAGGAGATCGTCACTCGTGCCAGACCGGCCGTAGTCTTCATCATGGTCGAAACAGACCGGGGAAGGTTCTCTGGGAGCGGCTTCTTCGTCGACCCCACTGGGTACATCATCACCAACCGACATGTCATCGAGGACGCTGGCCGCATAGCCGTTCAGATCGCTGATGGAAGAGCTCTCTCTGCCATCATCGTTAGATACAGTGCGCTTTTTGACGTCGCTGTGCTAAAGGTTGATGGAAGTGGCTTCCCAGTACTACCACTCGGGGATTCTGACAGCGTTCAACAAGGGCAGGAAGTGATCGTAATCGGCTATCCTAGGGCCAGTGCCCTTGGATCGGAGACGGCTACCGTGACGCGAGGCATCGTCAGCGCGCTGCGCCCGGCCCAAGGCTACATCCAACTCGACGCGGCACTTAACCCAGGGAACAGCGGCGGCCCAGTCCTGAACCGACGGGGCGAGGTGGTTGGGGTCGCCGTATCCTCTCTGCGGGAGGCCACCCTGGTGAATTTCGCGGTGGCGTCGAATCTCGCGCGCACGCTCTTGACTCAATTGACCGCCGTGGCCATCCCGGCGCCAAGGAGTTCCCCGGGCGCGCAGCCCCCTGGTCCTCAGCAGACACCCCCACCGGCTCCGCAACCGGTTCCTCCGTCTGCCCGGCCCGTCGGTCCAATGTCCCCCACGTTGATTCGCCCTGGGGCAAGCATTGGGATGATTGCTCTGGATATGACGATTGAACAGGCAGTGCTGAGTGCCGGGAGGTGGACGCGAAGCGGCGCGGCAACGCCGAGCGGGGTCTTCTGGTCCTGGGACGTGCCTGGACCCACTTCCCGCCTGAGCCCCCGGGTCTCCGCATTCGCAAGGGACGAAAGGAGTCCAATCAACGAGATTCAAACGACGAGTCCCTATTTCGCCACCCCTGGGGGCGTCCGCGTGGGCGACTTGCTGGACAAGCTGAAGGAGGAATTCGGGCGTAACTACCGCGTGAGCATGACTCCCCTGTATGACTTTCCTAATCTATCATGGACCGGGATATACGCTGGCTATGACCCTGTCGTGAACATGCCGGACAGGCGCGTGGTGTATTTCGGCGTAAGGTAG
- a CDS encoding nitroreductase family protein produces the protein MESTAVPALILKRRSIRAYTGAPVAEDKVRALLQAAMAAPSANDVRPWAFIVVRDQARRRALAQTHRWAHMCASAPVVIAVVGDPTASDHWVEDCSAATENLLLAAAGLDLGAVWVAVYPREQREAYVRKELGIPDRLRVLCLVPVGHPAETKPPRTRYEEGKVHHESFGNRP, from the coding sequence ATGGAATCAACCGCAGTACCAGCATTGATCCTGAAGCGCAGGAGCATACGGGCCTACACCGGCGCTCCTGTGGCCGAGGACAAGGTCCGGGCCCTGCTCCAGGCCGCCATGGCCGCGCCGTCGGCCAACGATGTCCGCCCGTGGGCGTTCATCGTGGTCCGCGACCAGGCACGGCGCCGCGCGCTGGCACAGACCCACCGGTGGGCTCACATGTGCGCCAGCGCACCCGTGGTCATCGCGGTGGTCGGCGATCCCACCGCGTCCGACCATTGGGTCGAGGACTGCAGCGCGGCCACCGAGAACCTGCTGCTGGCCGCGGCCGGGCTCGACCTGGGGGCAGTGTGGGTGGCCGTCTACCCCCGCGAGCAGCGCGAAGCGTATGTGCGCAAGGAACTGGGCATTCCAGACCGACTGCGGGTGCTGTGCCTGGTGCCGGTCGGCCACCCGGCTGAAACAAAGCCGCCTCGCACCCGGTACGAGGAGGGCAAGGTGCACCACGAGTCTTTCGGGAATCGGCCGTGA
- a CDS encoding ATP-binding protein produces the protein MPFVDRQQELKYLHSQAESDRAELVILYGRRRVGKTELLRHFCASLPHLFFVASQTTSERLLRDFSTHLADLSESPLPSGTVLQDWPSAFRVFGRLARDRRFVVVLDEFPYLLRAEPAVASQLQNLWDAELRRTKLMLVLCGSHVSVMESEVLGQRSPLYGRRTGQWRVAPLGYRDAALFFPKYSREDQLTAYGILGGMPAYLEQFDPSKPLAANVVERVLSRGSMLYEEVYFLLQAELRETSRYYAALSALASGATRHQDVARAIFGPEGRASAQPYLNRLSGLGIVERAVPATVRNPQRTRDALYRISDPFLRFWFRSAAPSRSALEQGRAQEVWSQRIRPGLPETMVPVFEECARAHTWLLSRAGRLPFEPDAVGSWWDGKAEIDVAAVRHSTKEAYLAECTWSAGAVHPREVDELQRKAAYFQTRTGYAPRGLALYARRQFSRPALRKAQEMGVGLYTVADLY, from the coding sequence ATGCCCTTCGTAGACCGTCAGCAGGAGCTGAAGTATCTCCACAGCCAGGCCGAGTCGGATCGTGCCGAGCTGGTGATCCTCTATGGCCGCCGCCGAGTGGGCAAGACCGAGTTGTTGCGGCACTTCTGTGCCTCGCTTCCACACCTGTTCTTCGTAGCCAGCCAGACAACATCCGAGCGGCTCCTACGGGATTTCTCCACCCACCTGGCCGACCTGTCGGAAAGCCCTCTGCCGTCAGGCACGGTCCTGCAGGACTGGCCATCAGCGTTTAGAGTGTTCGGCCGGCTCGCGCGTGACCGGAGGTTTGTTGTGGTACTAGATGAGTTCCCGTACCTCTTGCGGGCCGAACCGGCTGTGGCTTCCCAACTGCAGAACCTCTGGGACGCGGAACTGCGCCGGACGAAGCTAATGCTGGTCCTGTGTGGCTCCCACGTGAGTGTAATGGAAAGTGAGGTGCTCGGCCAACGCAGTCCGCTCTATGGTCGCCGCACGGGGCAGTGGAGGGTAGCGCCGCTCGGTTATCGTGACGCTGCCCTGTTCTTTCCCAAGTACTCTAGGGAAGATCAATTGACCGCCTATGGCATCCTCGGCGGCATGCCAGCGTATCTTGAGCAGTTCGACCCCAGCAAGCCGCTTGCAGCCAATGTTGTCGAGCGGGTCCTGTCGCGCGGTTCCATGCTGTACGAGGAAGTGTACTTCCTGCTACAGGCCGAACTCCGCGAGACGAGTCGCTACTACGCTGCGTTGTCCGCCCTGGCCTCCGGTGCGACGCGCCATCAAGATGTTGCGCGGGCCATCTTCGGCCCCGAAGGGCGGGCGAGCGCTCAGCCGTACCTGAACCGGCTTTCGGGCTTGGGAATAGTCGAGCGCGCTGTGCCGGCTACCGTACGAAACCCGCAGCGGACACGGGATGCCCTGTACCGTATCAGTGACCCGTTCCTTCGATTCTGGTTTCGATCTGCTGCGCCCAGCCGTAGCGCACTTGAACAGGGGCGTGCCCAGGAGGTGTGGTCGCAGCGGATCCGCCCCGGACTGCCGGAGACCATGGTGCCCGTGTTCGAGGAGTGCGCGCGCGCTCACACCTGGCTGCTTTCACGCGCTGGGCGCCTGCCGTTCGAGCCGGACGCTGTGGGCTCCTGGTGGGATGGCAAAGCGGAGATTGACGTCGCCGCCGTGCGTCACTCGACGAAGGAGGCCTATCTGGCTGAATGCACCTGGTCTGCTGGTGCCGTGCATCCTCGGGAGGTCGATGAGCTGCAGCGCAAGGCCGCCTACTTCCAGACGCGAACCGGGTATGCACCCCGAGGCCTGGCCCTATATGCGCGGCGGCAGTTCAGCCGGCCAGCCCTGAGGAAGGCCCAAGAGATGGGCGTAGGGCTCTACACGGTCGCGGACCTCTACTGA
- a CDS encoding 4Fe-4S binding protein produces MEMGVQLGAIRRRPKGLAALWNVQNFRYLVQAGFLATVVVMAVRHALVPESVVNSPPSPEAYCPFGGIETLYHWITTGKYIHHATSSSLIVLGGVLLGSLALKSSFCGWICPFGTFQEALTGITRFLERRFRAVARLAKTLKARTRGLEVVDRYLRWGKYLMLAYFLYGTILAARMVFRPYDPYITALNITEATLGPGLVILIATVVLSFFTERPWCKYLCPLSPIVGLVGKLASVKIERTSTYCKDCAICSVACPMNLPVATASRITAVDCNDCLKCVDVCPRTGALDLTLRWPWSKPLVSAER; encoded by the coding sequence ATGGAGATGGGAGTGCAGCTCGGAGCGATCAGGCGAAGACCCAAGGGCCTCGCTGCTTTGTGGAACGTTCAGAACTTCCGGTACCTTGTACAGGCGGGATTCCTGGCAACGGTCGTTGTGATGGCGGTCAGGCACGCGCTGGTGCCGGAAAGCGTCGTCAACTCCCCGCCGTCACCCGAGGCGTACTGTCCTTTCGGCGGAATCGAAACGCTCTACCATTGGATCACGACCGGCAAGTACATCCACCACGCCACCTCGTCCAGTCTGATTGTGCTGGGCGGCGTGCTGCTCGGGTCGCTGGCCCTCAAGTCGTCCTTCTGCGGCTGGATCTGCCCATTTGGGACGTTCCAGGAGGCGCTGACCGGCATCACGCGGTTCCTCGAACGCCGGTTCCGGGCGGTGGCACGGCTCGCAAAGACCCTCAAGGCGCGCACAAGGGGCCTGGAAGTCGTGGACCGGTACCTGAGGTGGGGCAAGTACCTGATGCTCGCCTACTTCCTATACGGCACGATCCTGGCCGCGCGTATGGTGTTCCGGCCGTACGATCCGTACATCACGGCCCTGAACATCACCGAGGCGACGCTCGGGCCCGGTCTGGTGATCCTGATCGCGACCGTCGTGCTCTCGTTCTTCACGGAGCGGCCCTGGTGCAAGTACCTATGTCCGCTCTCCCCGATCGTGGGGCTGGTAGGCAAACTGGCGTCGGTCAAGATCGAGCGCACAAGCACATACTGCAAGGATTGCGCCATCTGCAGTGTCGCGTGCCCGATGAACCTGCCCGTCGCCACGGCGAGTCGGATCACGGCCGTGGACTGCAACGACTGCCTGAAGTGCGTGGATGTCTGCCCGCGCACCGGCGCGCTGGACCTCACCCTGCGCTGGCCGTGGTCGAAGCCGTTGGTCTCGGCGGAACGATGA
- a CDS encoding YjbQ family protein, with protein sequence MAQRITSGGRTVEIDASLRESLKQEETAQHEGASFRSHTLYLWLQTRESRAIVRLTDRLRKAVKDSGVSEGFALVSAMHITAAVYVNDHEAGIMQDMMGLLDHLAPFRSDYLHHRTGEDNADAHLKSLLLHHQVIVPITGGDLDLGPWQEVFYAEFDGQRRKRVLVKIIGLVD encoded by the coding sequence ATGGCCCAGCGCATCACCAGCGGCGGACGCACCGTCGAGATAGACGCGTCTCTGCGCGAGAGCCTGAAGCAGGAGGAGACCGCGCAGCACGAGGGCGCTTCGTTTCGCAGCCACACGCTCTACCTGTGGCTTCAGACCAGGGAGAGCCGGGCGATCGTCCGCCTGACCGACCGATTGCGCAAGGCCGTCAAGGACAGCGGCGTGAGCGAGGGGTTCGCCCTGGTCAGCGCGATGCACATCACCGCCGCTGTGTACGTGAACGACCATGAGGCCGGGATCATGCAGGACATGATGGGGCTGCTCGACCACCTGGCGCCCTTCCGGTCGGATTACCTGCATCACCGAACCGGGGAAGACAACGCCGACGCCCACCTCAAGAGCCTCCTGCTGCACCATCAGGTGATCGTTCCGATAACCGGCGGAGACCTGGACCTGGGACCCTGGCAGGAGGTGTTCTACGCCGAGTTCGATGGGCAGCGCCGCAAGCGGGTTCTGGTCAAGATCATCGGCCTCGTGGATTAG
- a CDS encoding GntR family transcriptional regulator, with translation MRATHLRVGRAALSRTTLSREAYRALRSAILNRRLPAGARLVVRVLAEDMGLSPTPIKEALAALDREGLVVAVPHRGYRIPTITPHDIEELYALREIVEGLAASLAARRGDERLRAQLERLLTRQRVCVREGNVEGYGDLDLAFHRCLREASGNRRLSRVAEAFNGQIRLLISTSAQLPGRLPVSLREHEAIVRAVKNHDPAAAEAAMRRHVQQAGMALMAHLANTPR, from the coding sequence ATGCGGGCAACCCATCTGCGTGTCGGCCGTGCGGCCCTGTCGCGGACCACACTCTCGCGCGAGGCCTACCGGGCGCTCCGCTCGGCCATACTGAACCGGCGTCTGCCTGCCGGGGCCAGGCTCGTCGTGCGCGTGCTGGCCGAGGACATGGGCCTGTCGCCCACCCCGATCAAGGAGGCGCTGGCGGCCCTCGATCGCGAGGGCCTCGTGGTGGCCGTTCCGCACCGGGGATACCGCATTCCGACCATCACACCGCACGACATCGAGGAGCTCTATGCCCTGCGCGAGATCGTCGAGGGGCTGGCCGCATCGCTCGCCGCGCGGCGAGGGGATGAGCGCCTGCGCGCGCAACTGGAGCGTCTGCTGACGCGACAGCGCGTGTGCGTTCGGGAGGGGAACGTGGAGGGCTACGGCGATCTCGACCTCGCGTTCCACCGGTGCCTGCGCGAGGCGTCGGGCAACAGGCGGCTGTCCAGGGTAGCCGAAGCGTTCAACGGGCAGATACGGCTCCTGATAAGCACGTCCGCGCAGCTCCCCGGCCGACTCCCCGTGTCGCTGCGGGAGCACGAGGCCATCGTGCGGGCGGTGAAGAACCACGACCCTGCCGCCGCCGAGGCCGCGATGCGCCGCCACGTACAGCAGGCCGGGATGGCGCTCATGGCGCACCTGGCTAACACCCCGCGCTAG